From Diaminobutyricibacter sp. McL0608, one genomic window encodes:
- a CDS encoding FAD-dependent oxidoreductase gives MTSLWLARAGRANTDPYPAGEHVDTIIVGAGITGLTTALLLARAGMRVAVLEARQIGAAATGNTSAKLSLLQGDVLGSIRHHTNDRVLQAYVDGNLAGRRWLLDYLEERSVAVQRRDAWTFATTSDGAALLDAELAASRVAGLAVERDDQTELPFPIEGALRLRDQAQFDPMDVLLALADDVRAAGGLVVEGERVVGVDAGKPATVSTASGPMTADAVILATGAPILERGLYFAKTDVRRSYVVALRVPGDVAAIPRGMYLSIERPTHSLRTAPDPDGELLLVGGNGHPTGRVESERSYVDALAQWGIDTFPGAVETYRWSAQDYRSGNLIPFVGWFPRGRGRVYVATGYNKWGMTNGVAAALSLTADLTGGKLDWAEVLHHRRTHPADLAAGVGRNAEVAATMTKVWVAAETTAPDIAEEMSPPAEGTGHVGHAGRHPVAVSTIDGRTCALSAVCTHLGGIVHWNDADLSWDCPLHGSRFAPDGEVLEGPATESLRKA, from the coding sequence ATGACATCTCTCTGGCTTGCGCGCGCGGGTCGCGCCAACACCGACCCGTACCCGGCGGGCGAACACGTCGACACGATCATCGTCGGGGCGGGGATCACCGGGCTCACGACCGCCCTCCTGCTGGCCAGGGCGGGGATGCGCGTCGCCGTGCTCGAGGCGCGGCAGATCGGCGCGGCCGCCACAGGCAACACGTCCGCGAAACTCAGCCTGCTCCAGGGCGACGTGCTGGGCAGCATCCGCCACCACACCAACGATCGCGTGCTCCAGGCGTATGTCGACGGCAACCTGGCCGGCCGCCGCTGGCTGCTCGACTACCTCGAGGAGCGTTCCGTCGCAGTACAGCGCAGGGATGCGTGGACGTTCGCGACCACGAGCGACGGCGCAGCGCTCCTGGACGCCGAACTCGCCGCCTCCCGGGTCGCCGGCCTCGCCGTCGAGCGCGACGACCAGACGGAACTGCCGTTCCCGATCGAAGGCGCTCTGCGGCTTCGCGACCAGGCGCAGTTCGACCCGATGGATGTGCTGCTCGCCCTGGCGGACGACGTGCGCGCCGCCGGAGGACTGGTAGTCGAGGGCGAAAGGGTGGTCGGGGTCGACGCGGGGAAACCCGCGACGGTCAGCACCGCATCCGGACCGATGACCGCGGATGCGGTGATCCTGGCGACCGGGGCGCCCATCCTGGAACGCGGCCTCTACTTCGCCAAGACCGACGTGCGCCGGTCGTACGTGGTCGCGCTGCGCGTGCCGGGCGATGTGGCCGCGATCCCGCGCGGCATGTACCTGTCGATCGAGCGGCCGACGCATTCCCTTCGCACGGCACCGGACCCGGACGGTGAGCTGCTGCTGGTCGGAGGCAACGGGCATCCGACCGGGCGCGTCGAGTCCGAGCGGTCGTACGTCGACGCACTCGCACAGTGGGGGATCGACACCTTCCCCGGTGCGGTCGAGACCTATCGCTGGTCGGCGCAGGACTATCGTTCGGGCAACCTGATCCCGTTCGTCGGCTGGTTCCCACGGGGCCGCGGGCGGGTCTACGTCGCGACCGGCTACAACAAGTGGGGGATGACCAACGGGGTGGCTGCGGCGCTCAGCCTGACCGCCGACCTGACCGGCGGAAAGCTCGACTGGGCGGAGGTGCTCCACCACCGGCGGACGCACCCGGCCGACCTCGCCGCAGGGGTGGGGAGGAACGCGGAAGTCGCGGCGACCATGACGAAAGTGTGGGTCGCAGCGGAGACTACTGCGCCGGACATCGCCGAGGAGATGAGCCCGCCTGCGGAAGGCACCGGGCACGTGGGCCACGCGGGGCGGCATCCGGTCGCCGTGTCCACGATCGACGGCCGCACCTGCGCGCTCTCGGCCGTGTGCACCCACCTGGGCGGCATCGTCCACTGGAACGACGCCGACCTCTCGTGGGACTGCCCTCTGCACGGGTCGCGGTTCGCGCCGGACGGCGAAGTGCTCGAAGGCCCGGCGACCGAGTCGCTGCGGAAGGCGTGA
- a CDS encoding NYN domain-containing protein, translating into MAEPGDGRVAVYIDFDNIILSRYDQVNGRNAFQRDRAKIAAGVNSDTEVADRLARARVDLGAVIDFASSFGTLVLTRAYADWSAPMNADYRGQLVGRAVDLVQLFPAAAYAKNGADIRLAVDAVEDLFRLPDLTHVVIVAGDSDYIALAQRCKRLGRYVVGVGMAGSTSKTLAAACDEFVNYDDLPGVEPVKRETAKAAPVAAPAAAPAAVDAKEKPAKKAPGRAAPVAETAETAEIPAAAENAAETPTETAVAAPARSRRKSRSAGPAETAEPEVVEAEPEPDEPTEDPQAVASRLLERALRLGHEKDDADWLHSSSVKSQMKRMDPSFSEKTLGFRSFSDFVKSRPEIAELDESSTTRLMRLAPERAGN; encoded by the coding sequence ATGGCTGAACCGGGTGACGGCCGCGTCGCCGTCTACATCGACTTCGACAACATCATCCTGTCGCGTTACGACCAGGTGAACGGCCGCAATGCGTTCCAGCGCGACCGGGCGAAGATCGCTGCGGGCGTCAATTCGGACACTGAGGTCGCGGACCGGCTCGCCCGCGCCCGTGTCGACCTGGGCGCGGTCATCGACTTCGCCTCGTCGTTCGGCACCCTGGTGCTGACCCGCGCCTACGCGGACTGGTCCGCGCCGATGAACGCCGACTACCGAGGCCAGCTCGTCGGGAGGGCCGTGGACCTCGTCCAGTTGTTCCCGGCGGCCGCCTATGCCAAGAACGGTGCGGACATCCGGCTCGCAGTGGATGCGGTCGAAGACCTGTTCCGCCTTCCCGATCTCACGCACGTGGTCATCGTGGCCGGCGACTCCGACTACATCGCCCTCGCCCAGCGCTGCAAGCGCCTCGGCCGCTATGTCGTCGGTGTCGGGATGGCCGGGTCGACCAGCAAGACACTGGCGGCAGCGTGCGACGAGTTCGTCAACTACGACGATCTTCCCGGAGTGGAGCCGGTTAAGCGGGAGACCGCGAAGGCGGCTCCGGTGGCCGCGCCCGCCGCTGCCCCGGCCGCAGTCGATGCGAAGGAGAAGCCGGCGAAGAAGGCGCCCGGGCGAGCCGCGCCTGTGGCCGAGACGGCCGAGACGGCCGAGATTCCCGCTGCCGCGGAGAATGCCGCCGAGACCCCAACGGAGACGGCTGTCGCAGCTCCGGCGCGCTCGCGCCGCAAGTCGCGGTCGGCCGGGCCTGCGGAGACGGCGGAACCCGAGGTCGTCGAGGCTGAACCTGAACCGGATGAACCCACGGAGGACCCGCAGGCGGTCGCAAGCCGGCTGCTCGAACGGGCCCTCCGCCTCGGCCATGAGAAGGACGACGCGGACTGGCTTCACAGCTCATCGGTGAAGTCCCAGATGAAGCGCATGGATCCGTCGTTCAGCGAGAAGACGTTGGGCTTCCGGTCGTTCTCGGACTTCGTGAAGTCGCGCCCCGAGATCGCGGAGCTCGACGAGTCGAGCACGACCCGGCTGATGCGACTCGCACCGGAGCGCGCGGGGAACTGA
- a CDS encoding ribosomal protein bL36 codes for MKVRNSLRSMKAQPGSQIVRRRNRTYVINKLNPRNKARQG; via the coding sequence ATGAAGGTACGCAACTCACTCCGCTCGATGAAGGCTCAGCCAGGATCGCAGATCGTCCGCCGTCGCAACCGCACGTACGTCATCAACAAGCTCAACCCGCGCAACAAGGCCCGCCAGGGCTGA
- a CDS encoding glucodextranase DOMON-like domain-containing protein, with the protein MIRRRFVLPVTVTTFALAAIGLSSISANAATEAVGSPGAVSHQGQSRKDCVGTARNTGSRIWFTVANGILSDVYAPTVDATNVETMQYLVTDGSTFTDLQERDTTYTVANDPTGMTCTVTSTARSGAYRLVTSYLTDPARDSVVVHTKYVPLTKNARNYALYLRLDANAGGNGGGGSANGGADNAVVDTSTGSPVPVSFDTHTTSQADRTAYAVPSYLALRADRPFSTVSSGFVGTASDSIMQLDSIHSLSPATTTATGGNIEQTVGIKRGHDGSATIALGFGTTQADAVATAGSTVDSSLARLTAAYLLGWAKYDAGLKRPDLNGKGLTGRQRATALVDYYQSANVVKASEDKAFPGAIVAGLDAPWGQSIVANDPNNLFTSGYREVFSRDLYEAWTALYTDGDLATARDTVRFLLTKSQQANGSQPRNSLVDGTKAADAFNDQLDETAYPILMALQSGLASDNTLWPHVKSAANFLISHGPSFGVERWEEQTGYSPSTIAAEIAGLIAAASIADVHGDAASARVWRATADQYQRTIKTWGVTTTGALSTSPYFIRLSKTGDPNAAISYNVGNGGPTLDQRSIVDAGFLEYVRLGILPAGDPVIANSLAVTDGTIQKHTANGPGWLRYNGDGYGDCVANSGNNCTITGAPWTNGNSGTGHPWPVLGAERAQQYLAQGQSGNAASVLVAINAMNSGAGLVPEQVWDQPNLARAPYGSDPATASIGFANGEADGSASPLSWGSASQVRLTADLAAGRSVEQPAQVRDRYVTHSQKGTALTVTSPVDGTAAGATITVAGTVAPHAVVDVADVATDGNSVTTHAKAIAADDGSFSIDLTAAAGTNVLVVTSTAPGGGTAQTVRSVVNDVVNGTLIFTSDDPTGDDNGPGTYAYPTSGDFHPGAFDLTKFQVYDTGTTVTFRVQTADLTPTFGSTNGAQLVDVYVGQPNAASTSTASSYPGMNYQVSPAWSRLIEAQGFTGSKIVDASGASSGTVTVGANQVSRYITFSVDKAALGGTPATGWTFAVTLTGQDGTHGVDQTRGFTSTPGQYSFGVCGSGASSPLCAGDPNAVPKVMDTITPSGVTQSDELNFLVHSPVVVQGLTVQ; encoded by the coding sequence GTGATCCGTCGCCGTTTCGTCCTGCCCGTCACCGTCACCACCTTCGCGCTCGCCGCGATCGGCCTCAGTTCCATCAGCGCGAACGCCGCGACCGAGGCCGTGGGGTCGCCAGGGGCGGTGAGTCACCAGGGCCAGTCGCGCAAGGACTGCGTCGGCACCGCTCGCAATACCGGATCCCGGATCTGGTTCACTGTCGCGAACGGCATCCTGAGCGACGTGTACGCACCGACCGTCGACGCGACGAACGTCGAGACGATGCAATACCTCGTCACCGACGGCTCGACTTTCACCGACCTGCAGGAGCGCGACACGACGTACACCGTCGCCAACGACCCGACCGGCATGACCTGCACCGTGACGTCGACGGCGAGGAGTGGCGCCTACCGGTTGGTCACCAGCTATCTGACCGATCCGGCCAGGGACAGCGTCGTCGTGCACACGAAGTACGTGCCCCTCACCAAGAACGCCCGCAATTATGCGCTCTACCTGCGACTGGATGCGAACGCCGGCGGCAACGGGGGCGGCGGCTCGGCGAACGGTGGTGCGGACAACGCTGTCGTCGACACCTCGACGGGAAGCCCGGTCCCCGTCTCATTCGACACCCACACCACAAGCCAGGCCGATCGAACGGCGTATGCGGTCCCGTCGTATCTCGCCCTGCGCGCTGACCGGCCGTTCTCGACGGTGAGCAGCGGTTTCGTCGGGACGGCCAGCGATTCGATCATGCAACTCGACAGCATCCACTCGCTCAGCCCGGCCACGACGACCGCCACCGGCGGCAACATCGAGCAGACGGTCGGCATCAAACGCGGCCACGACGGATCGGCGACGATCGCACTCGGCTTCGGCACGACCCAGGCCGACGCCGTCGCAACGGCAGGTTCGACTGTTGACAGCTCGCTCGCGCGGCTGACGGCCGCCTATCTCCTGGGCTGGGCGAAATACGACGCCGGTCTCAAGCGACCCGACCTGAACGGCAAAGGACTCACGGGCCGTCAGCGCGCGACGGCGCTGGTCGACTACTACCAGTCCGCGAACGTCGTCAAAGCGTCGGAGGACAAGGCCTTCCCGGGTGCGATCGTCGCCGGCCTCGACGCGCCGTGGGGCCAGTCCATCGTCGCCAACGACCCGAACAACCTGTTCACGAGCGGCTACCGCGAAGTGTTCTCCCGTGACCTCTACGAGGCGTGGACCGCGCTCTACACCGACGGCGACCTCGCAACGGCACGGGACACCGTGCGATTCCTGCTGACGAAGAGCCAGCAGGCGAACGGGTCGCAGCCGCGCAACTCGCTCGTCGACGGCACCAAAGCGGCGGATGCGTTCAACGACCAGCTCGACGAGACCGCCTACCCGATCCTGATGGCGCTCCAGTCCGGGCTCGCCTCCGACAACACGCTGTGGCCGCACGTGAAGAGCGCGGCGAACTTCCTGATCAGCCACGGCCCGAGCTTCGGCGTCGAACGCTGGGAGGAGCAGACGGGCTACTCCCCCTCGACCATCGCAGCCGAGATCGCCGGTCTCATCGCCGCGGCGAGCATCGCGGACGTGCACGGGGATGCGGCGAGCGCGAGAGTGTGGCGCGCGACCGCCGACCAGTACCAGCGCACGATCAAGACGTGGGGCGTGACGACGACGGGTGCGCTGTCGACGTCGCCGTACTTCATCCGGCTGTCCAAGACGGGCGACCCGAACGCCGCCATCTCGTACAACGTCGGCAATGGCGGACCCACGCTCGACCAGCGCTCGATCGTCGACGCAGGGTTCCTCGAATACGTGCGTCTCGGCATCCTGCCCGCCGGCGATCCGGTCATCGCCAATTCCCTGGCCGTCACCGACGGCACCATCCAGAAGCACACCGCGAACGGACCCGGCTGGCTGCGGTACAACGGTGACGGCTACGGCGACTGCGTGGCGAACTCGGGCAATAACTGCACGATCACCGGTGCGCCCTGGACGAACGGCAACAGCGGTACCGGCCACCCGTGGCCTGTGCTCGGAGCCGAGCGGGCGCAGCAGTACCTGGCGCAGGGGCAGTCCGGCAACGCGGCGTCCGTTCTCGTGGCCATCAACGCGATGAACTCGGGCGCGGGCCTCGTGCCCGAGCAGGTGTGGGACCAGCCGAACCTCGCGCGGGCGCCGTACGGATCCGACCCGGCCACCGCATCCATCGGGTTCGCGAACGGAGAAGCCGACGGATCGGCCTCGCCGCTCTCCTGGGGCTCCGCCTCCCAGGTGCGGCTGACGGCCGACCTGGCCGCAGGCCGCAGCGTCGAGCAGCCCGCCCAGGTGCGGGACCGGTACGTGACCCACAGCCAGAAGGGAACGGCGCTGACCGTGACCTCGCCGGTCGACGGCACTGCAGCCGGAGCGACGATCACCGTCGCGGGCACAGTGGCCCCGCACGCTGTCGTCGATGTCGCCGATGTCGCCACCGACGGCAACTCGGTCACGACCCACGCGAAGGCAATCGCCGCAGACGACGGCTCGTTCAGCATCGACCTCACCGCGGCGGCGGGGACGAACGTGCTGGTGGTCACGAGCACGGCGCCCGGCGGCGGCACTGCGCAGACCGTTCGATCGGTCGTGAACGACGTGGTCAACGGCACGCTGATCTTCACCAGCGACGACCCGACCGGCGACGACAACGGCCCGGGCACCTACGCTTACCCGACGTCGGGTGACTTCCACCCCGGTGCTTTCGACCTGACCAAGTTCCAGGTCTACGACACCGGCACCACGGTGACGTTCCGCGTGCAGACCGCCGACCTGACACCGACGTTCGGCTCCACCAACGGCGCACAGCTCGTCGATGTCTATGTCGGCCAGCCGAATGCGGCGAGCACCTCGACCGCGTCGAGCTACCCGGGGATGAACTACCAGGTCTCCCCCGCGTGGAGCCGGCTGATCGAAGCGCAGGGCTTCACAGGGAGCAAGATCGTGGATGCGTCGGGCGCGTCGAGCGGCACCGTGACGGTGGGAGCGAACCAGGTCTCGCGGTACATCACGTTCAGCGTCGACAAGGCCGCCCTCGGCGGGACACCGGCGACCGGCTGGACGTTCGCTGTGACACTGACCGGGCAGGACGGAACGCACGGAGTCGACCAGACCCGCGGTTTCACGAGTACGCCCGGACAGTACAGCTTCGGAGTGTGCGGCTCGGGTGCATCGAGCCCGCTGTGCGCCGGTGACCCCAACGCGGTGCCGAAGGTGATGGACACGATCACGCCGTCCGGGGTCACGCAGTCCGACGAGCTGAACTTCCTCGTGCACTCTCCGGTCGTCGTGCAGGGCCTCACCGTGCAGTAA
- a CDS encoding PHP domain-containing protein gives MDAADALNEIAFWLERELAPTFKVQAFRKAAAIISELGPDEVSVRARDGRLKSMKGIGDSTFTVISQAVDGAVPDRLATLRERNTQPLASGGAELRAQLRGDLHSHSNWSDGTTPIELMVEGARFLGRDYLALTDHSPTLTVANGLTAERLTEQLDVVAGIGPDDGVRLLTGIEVDILESGELDQEADVLGRLDVVVASVHSKLRSDSIVMTQRMLGGIRDPHTNVLGHCTGRLVSGSRAPRPPSEFDAVRVFAACAEHDVAVEINSRPERQDPPDDLIQLALEAGCLFSIDSDAHAPGQLDFLSYGAERAAANGVPAERIVTTWSVDRLLEWTHAKR, from the coding sequence GTGGACGCCGCGGACGCACTGAACGAGATCGCCTTCTGGCTCGAGCGCGAGCTCGCCCCGACCTTCAAGGTGCAGGCGTTCCGCAAGGCGGCGGCGATCATCTCTGAGCTGGGCCCGGATGAGGTGAGCGTTCGAGCTCGCGATGGCCGCCTGAAGTCGATGAAGGGTATCGGTGACAGCACGTTCACCGTCATCAGCCAGGCGGTGGATGGCGCGGTTCCGGATCGCCTCGCGACGCTGCGCGAGCGGAACACGCAGCCCCTCGCATCCGGTGGCGCGGAGTTGCGAGCGCAGCTGCGCGGCGACCTGCACAGCCACAGCAACTGGTCGGACGGCACGACGCCGATCGAGCTGATGGTGGAGGGGGCGCGCTTCCTCGGGCGCGACTACCTGGCGCTCACCGATCATTCGCCGACCCTGACCGTCGCCAACGGTCTGACCGCCGAGCGGCTGACCGAGCAGCTCGACGTCGTAGCCGGCATCGGCCCCGACGACGGCGTACGCCTGCTGACCGGCATCGAGGTCGACATCCTCGAGAGCGGCGAACTCGACCAGGAGGCGGACGTGCTGGGCCGCCTGGATGTCGTCGTCGCAAGTGTGCACTCGAAACTGCGGTCCGACTCGATCGTCATGACGCAGCGGATGCTCGGCGGCATCCGCGACCCCCACACCAACGTGCTCGGGCACTGCACCGGGCGGCTGGTCTCGGGGTCTCGCGCACCGCGCCCGCCGTCGGAGTTCGACGCGGTGCGGGTCTTCGCCGCGTGCGCCGAACACGACGTCGCAGTGGAGATCAATTCGCGGCCCGAACGGCAGGACCCGCCCGACGACCTCATCCAGCTGGCGCTCGAGGCCGGATGCCTGTTCAGCATCGACAGCGACGCCCACGCGCCCGGGCAGCTCGACTTCCTCTCCTACGGCGCCGAGCGTGCCGCGGCCAACGGAGTACCGGCCGAACGGATCGTCACGACGTGGAGCGTCGACCGCCTTCTCGAGTGGACACACGCCAAGCGGTAG
- a CDS encoding SDR family NAD(P)-dependent oxidoreductase: protein MTGSSRGIGAAIARRLAREEHDVVVCFHANGEAADAVVEDVLRAGRRALAVRVDTTDEDSVIELFARAADFGTVTGLVNNAGAAEWVGQLADADIAKVRRDIELNLTGTLICSKHAIRSMAATGGGAIVNISSAAATLGSPGMYVQYAAAKAGVDALTVGLAKEVAPLGIRVNGVAPGTIWTDFHQDPDRPAKVALTAPMQRAGRPDEIAGAVAWLLSDDSEFATGTVIRVAGGL, encoded by the coding sequence GTGACCGGGTCGAGTCGTGGGATCGGCGCAGCCATCGCGAGGCGCCTGGCGCGCGAAGAGCATGACGTGGTCGTCTGCTTCCACGCGAATGGCGAGGCGGCGGATGCGGTGGTCGAGGATGTCCTGCGAGCGGGCAGACGTGCGCTCGCCGTCCGCGTGGACACCACCGACGAAGACTCCGTGATCGAGTTGTTCGCCCGCGCAGCGGACTTCGGTACAGTGACCGGTCTGGTCAACAACGCCGGTGCCGCCGAGTGGGTCGGGCAACTCGCCGATGCCGACATCGCCAAGGTGCGGCGCGACATCGAACTCAACCTGACCGGCACGCTCATCTGCTCGAAGCACGCGATCCGGTCGATGGCGGCGACCGGTGGAGGCGCGATCGTGAACATCTCGTCGGCAGCGGCGACGCTCGGCAGCCCGGGCATGTACGTGCAGTACGCCGCGGCCAAGGCGGGCGTCGACGCGCTGACCGTGGGTCTGGCGAAGGAGGTCGCGCCGCTCGGCATCCGGGTGAACGGCGTCGCTCCCGGGACGATCTGGACCGACTTCCACCAGGACCCCGATCGGCCGGCGAAGGTGGCCCTGACCGCCCCGATGCAGCGGGCCGGCCGGCCCGATGAGATCGCCGGCGCCGTCGCATGGCTGCTCTCCGATGACTCGGAGTTCGCCACCGGAACAGTCATCCGGGTCGCCGGCGGCCTTTAG
- a CDS encoding ABC transporter ATP-binding protein, with protein sequence MTEFRTAEPGLPSESAGATTGELTRTSPTDTAGGAQDSRTAQISLRTLRKTFGAVTAVDDVDLDVYDGEFFAMLGPSGSGKTTVLRMIAGFETPTSGSVFLGGTDATALPSYRRDVNTVFQDYALFPHMTVAKNIEYGLLVDKVAKAERTRRVGEALEMVRLSGFGDRKPNQLSGGQRQRVALARALVKRPKVLLLDEPLGALDLKLREQMQLELKAIQRDIGITFVFVTHDQDEALTLCDRLAVFNNGRIEQLGDARDVYEHPTTAFVAGFVGSSNFINSAAAQSVFGLTGSFAVRPETVAISYRGEPVPTGAIRADGVVRDVVYAGSVTRIVTDGPAGLALSATVLNASGGLDPRIQRGSEVTVSWPEAALRRISD encoded by the coding sequence ATGACCGAATTCCGCACTGCAGAGCCCGGATTACCTTCGGAATCAGCAGGTGCTACGACCGGCGAGCTGACCCGAACCAGCCCGACGGACACCGCGGGTGGAGCCCAGGACTCCCGCACGGCACAGATCTCCCTGCGCACCCTCCGCAAGACCTTCGGTGCCGTCACCGCCGTCGACGATGTCGACCTCGACGTCTATGACGGCGAATTCTTCGCCATGCTCGGGCCCTCCGGCTCCGGCAAGACGACCGTGCTGCGGATGATCGCCGGTTTCGAGACACCGACCTCGGGCTCGGTGTTCCTCGGCGGCACCGACGCGACAGCACTCCCGTCCTACCGTCGCGACGTGAACACGGTCTTCCAGGACTACGCGCTCTTCCCCCACATGACCGTCGCCAAGAACATCGAGTACGGCCTCCTCGTCGACAAGGTCGCGAAAGCAGAACGCACCCGGCGCGTCGGTGAAGCACTCGAGATGGTGCGCCTCAGTGGGTTCGGGGACCGCAAGCCCAACCAGCTCTCCGGCGGCCAGAGGCAGCGCGTCGCACTGGCGCGCGCACTCGTGAAACGCCCGAAGGTCCTGCTGCTCGACGAGCCGTTGGGCGCCCTCGACCTCAAGCTGCGCGAACAGATGCAGCTCGAACTCAAAGCGATCCAGCGCGACATCGGGATCACCTTCGTGTTCGTCACCCACGACCAGGATGAAGCACTCACCCTCTGCGACCGGCTCGCCGTGTTCAACAACGGGCGCATCGAACAGCTGGGCGATGCGCGCGACGTGTACGAGCATCCCACCACCGCGTTCGTCGCAGGGTTCGTCGGCTCCTCCAATTTCATCAACTCGGCTGCTGCGCAGTCGGTCTTCGGACTGACCGGCTCGTTCGCCGTGCGCCCGGAGACGGTCGCGATCAGCTACCGCGGCGAGCCCGTGCCGACGGGTGCGATCCGGGCCGACGGCGTCGTGCGCGACGTCGTCTACGCCGGCTCGGTCACCCGCATCGTCACCGACGGGCCGGCAGGTCTCGCCCTGAGCGCAACCGTGCTGAATGCGAGCGGCGGCCTCGACCCTCGCATCCAGCGCGGAAGCGAGGTCACCGTCTCCTGGCCGGAAGCGGCCCTCCGCCGGATCTCTGACTGA
- a CDS encoding extracellular solute-binding protein — MKTMFRTASAGAAVLLAATVLLSGCSAGTSTTTGTRAQPPKEKMQASVGTGEGQLNLIAWAGYAEDGSNDKTVDWVHPFEAQTGCQVHTTYGATSDDMVQLMRTGQYDGVSASGDATLRLIYAGDVVPVNTKLVPNYDTISPFLKDGNWNSVNGQMYGIPHGWGANLLMFTPSTVTPPPTSWSAVFGDSSKYKGKVTAYDSPIYIADAALYLKATKPSLGITDPYSLTTKQLAAAVAVLKNQNQNIGEYWSDYTKEVQAFESGTSVVGTTWQVIANLINSDAKVKVETVIPKEGATGWSDTWMVSTKAKHPNCMYEWMNWITSPKVNAQVAEWFGEAPAQTLACKETTDPNFCATYHATDADYAKKIAYWTTPTKDCVDGKGTDCTSYTDWVNAWQQIRG; from the coding sequence ATGAAAACGATGTTTCGCACCGCGAGCGCCGGAGCGGCAGTACTGCTCGCCGCGACGGTGCTCCTGTCCGGCTGCAGCGCCGGCACGTCGACGACGACGGGCACCCGCGCGCAGCCGCCGAAAGAGAAGATGCAGGCCTCCGTCGGCACCGGCGAAGGCCAGCTCAACCTGATCGCCTGGGCCGGCTACGCCGAAGACGGCTCCAACGACAAGACCGTGGACTGGGTGCACCCGTTCGAAGCCCAGACCGGCTGCCAGGTGCACACCACCTACGGTGCCACCTCGGATGACATGGTCCAGCTCATGCGCACCGGTCAGTACGACGGCGTGTCCGCATCCGGTGACGCAACGCTGCGTCTGATCTACGCGGGCGACGTCGTCCCGGTCAACACCAAGCTCGTGCCCAACTACGACACGATCTCGCCCTTCCTGAAGGACGGCAACTGGAACTCGGTCAACGGTCAGATGTACGGCATCCCGCACGGCTGGGGTGCCAACCTGCTCATGTTCACGCCGTCGACCGTGACGCCGCCCCCCACCTCCTGGTCGGCCGTCTTCGGCGACTCGAGCAAGTACAAGGGCAAGGTCACGGCCTACGACTCCCCCATCTACATCGCGGATGCGGCCCTCTATCTGAAGGCCACGAAGCCGTCCCTGGGGATCACCGACCCGTACTCGCTCACGACCAAGCAGCTCGCCGCCGCCGTCGCAGTGCTCAAGAACCAGAACCAGAACATCGGCGAATACTGGTCCGACTACACCAAGGAGGTCCAGGCCTTCGAATCCGGGACGTCCGTCGTCGGCACCACCTGGCAGGTCATCGCGAACCTGATCAACTCCGACGCGAAGGTCAAGGTCGAGACGGTCATTCCCAAGGAAGGCGCGACCGGCTGGTCGGACACCTGGATGGTCTCCACGAAGGCGAAGCACCCGAACTGCATGTACGAGTGGATGAACTGGATCACCTCGCCGAAGGTCAACGCCCAGGTCGCCGAATGGTTCGGTGAAGCGCCCGCACAGACGCTCGCCTGCAAGGAGACCACCGACCCGAACTTCTGCGCCACGTACCACGCCACCGACGCGGACTACGCGAAGAAGATCGCATACTGGACGACCCCGACGAAGGACTGCGTCGACGGCAAAGGCACCGACTGCACCTCGTACACCGATTGGGTGAACGCGTGGCAGCAGATCCGGGGCTAG